One window of Leucobacter komagatae genomic DNA carries:
- a CDS encoding fumarylacetoacetate hydrolase family protein, whose protein sequence is MLDPSQIASIADELVQADRDRAVLPRLTSRYPDMVIEDSYAIQKEWSDRRIAAGARLVGHKIGLTSKVMQVATGITEPDYGVIHDDMVFESGATLEFDRFSNVRIEVELAFVLSKPLTGPNVSLFDVLDATAYVVPALEVLNSHLELEGRTIVDTISDNAAMGAMVVGGRPVKVDDVDLTWVPALLYRNETIEDSGVAGAVLGHPALGVAWLANKLAQHGQSLDAGEIILAGSFTKPMWVERGDTVHADYNGLGSVTCRFI, encoded by the coding sequence GTGCTCGACCCCTCTCAAATCGCATCCATCGCCGATGAGCTCGTACAGGCTGACCGCGATCGCGCGGTGCTCCCCCGGCTCACCTCCCGCTACCCAGACATGGTGATCGAGGACTCGTACGCGATCCAAAAGGAGTGGTCCGATCGCCGCATCGCCGCGGGGGCCCGCCTCGTTGGCCACAAGATCGGCCTCACGTCGAAGGTCATGCAGGTCGCGACGGGCATTACTGAGCCCGACTACGGGGTCATCCACGACGACATGGTCTTCGAGTCTGGCGCGACGCTTGAGTTCGATCGCTTCTCGAACGTTCGTATCGAGGTCGAGCTTGCCTTCGTCTTGTCGAAGCCACTTACCGGCCCGAACGTGTCGCTGTTCGACGTGCTCGACGCGACCGCCTACGTCGTCCCGGCACTTGAGGTGCTGAACTCACACTTGGAGCTCGAGGGCCGCACGATCGTCGACACCATCTCGGATAACGCCGCGATGGGGGCGATGGTCGTGGGCGGTCGCCCAGTGAAGGTCGACGATGTTGACCTCACCTGGGTGCCGGCACTCCTGTACCGCAACGAGACCATTGAGGATTCGGGCGTCGCCGGCGCCGTGCTCGGGCATCCCGCGCTCGGCGTCGCCTGGCTCGCAAACAAGCTCGCGCAGCACGGGCAATCGCTCGACGCCGGCGAGATCATCCTTGCGGGGTCGTTCACAAAGCCCATGTGGGTCGAACGCGGCGACACCGTGCACGCAGATTACAACGGATTGGGGTCAGTAACGTGCCGATTCATCTAG
- a CDS encoding HpcH/HpaI aldolase family protein, whose protein sequence is MPIHLELPPTLRDRLAETDRALIGLWATAGSAVNAEIVAGSGTDWVLLDAEHSPNGLESLLAQLHAMAPYPATIVVRPPYGDTVTIKQFLDLGAQNLLIPMVDSAEQAEEVVRATRYAPEGTRGVGSALARSARWNRVENYLTRANDLVSVTVQIESVAAVSDVQRIVAVDGVDAVFVGPADLAASMGFLGQQSHPAVVDAVLHVISAARAAGKPVGVNAFVPEQAERYIEAGANFVAVGADVALLARATEALVDQFIPPGSEGASSGGAAAPRASY, encoded by the coding sequence GTGCCGATTCATCTAGAACTTCCGCCGACGCTTCGCGACCGCCTCGCGGAGACGGATCGTGCACTGATCGGCCTGTGGGCAACCGCAGGCAGCGCCGTGAACGCCGAGATCGTCGCGGGCAGCGGCACCGACTGGGTGCTCCTCGACGCCGAGCACTCCCCAAACGGGCTCGAGTCACTGCTCGCGCAGCTGCACGCGATGGCCCCGTACCCCGCGACGATCGTAGTCCGACCGCCATACGGCGACACCGTAACGATCAAGCAGTTCCTCGACCTCGGCGCGCAAAACCTGCTCATCCCGATGGTCGACTCGGCCGAGCAGGCCGAGGAGGTCGTACGGGCGACGCGCTACGCACCCGAAGGCACGCGCGGGGTCGGGTCGGCGCTCGCACGCTCGGCACGGTGGAACCGGGTCGAGAACTACCTCACCAGGGCGAACGACCTCGTGAGTGTGACCGTGCAGATCGAGTCGGTCGCAGCCGTGAGCGACGTGCAGCGCATTGTCGCGGTCGACGGCGTCGACGCGGTGTTCGTCGGGCCCGCTGACCTCGCGGCATCGATGGGCTTCCTGGGGCAGCAGTCACATCCGGCGGTCGTTGATGCGGTGCTCCACGTGATTTCGGCGGCGCGGGCAGCAGGGAAACCAGTCGGCGTGAACGCGTTCGTGCCCGAGCAGGCGGAGCGCTACATCGAGGCCGGGGCAAACTTCGTCGCGGTGGGCGCCGACGTCGCGCTGCTGGCACGCGCCACCGAGGCGCTCGTTGACCAGTTCATTCCACCAGGGTCCGAGGGTGCTTCTTCGGGTGGCGCCGCCGCGCCTCGCGCCAGTTACTAG
- a CDS encoding fumarylacetoacetate hydrolase family protein — MPGKIIAVHLNYPSRIAQRGRTPEFPSYFFKPASSLAPTGGTVERPAGTELLAFEGEIALVIGETARWVSPEDGWQYVSQVTAANDLGLYDLRSADKGSNVRNKGGDGYTPIGPVTIPTEGIGEGDWRVRTWVNGELVQDDTSDTLKFPFGQLVADLSQHMTLEPGDVILTGTPAGSSVLLPGDVVEVEVDAPNVPGAPTTGRLVTTVTQGETDFGDFGNRPAVNDLQRIEAWGSEEEHAAAVAAGRATPLDAPDAGASDAATTGSTAPASPLTPEIRELLSGVAVATVSAALRKRGYTEIFIDGVYPNHEGDAILGTAKTLRFIPFRPDLFKEHAGGFNAQKRAFDTVNEGEVLVVEARGVPSTGTVGDVLALRAQVRGAAGVVTDGGVRDFAAVQEFDIPVFSQGAHPSVLGRRHVPWETDVTIACGGAAVQPGDIIMGDRDGVIVIPPFLLAEVAAEAAAQELEDGWVADRVAEGHAVDGLFPMNAEWRARYVAETGRG; from the coding sequence ATGCCCGGCAAGATCATCGCCGTCCACCTGAACTATCCCTCGCGCATCGCGCAGCGTGGTCGCACGCCCGAGTTCCCCTCCTACTTCTTCAAGCCGGCCTCGTCGCTCGCCCCCACCGGCGGCACTGTCGAGCGCCCCGCCGGCACCGAGCTGCTCGCGTTTGAGGGTGAGATCGCACTCGTCATCGGCGAGACGGCCCGCTGGGTCTCCCCCGAAGACGGGTGGCAGTACGTCTCGCAGGTCACCGCCGCGAACGATCTCGGACTCTACGATCTGCGCTCGGCAGACAAGGGGTCGAACGTGCGCAACAAGGGCGGCGATGGCTACACACCGATCGGCCCGGTCACGATCCCGACCGAGGGCATCGGTGAGGGCGACTGGCGAGTACGTACCTGGGTCAACGGCGAACTTGTGCAGGATGACACGAGCGACACCCTGAAGTTTCCCTTCGGCCAGCTCGTCGCAGACCTCTCGCAGCATATGACGCTTGAGCCGGGTGACGTGATCCTGACGGGCACGCCCGCGGGCTCCTCAGTGCTACTCCCCGGCGACGTCGTGGAGGTCGAGGTCGACGCGCCGAACGTGCCGGGCGCGCCGACCACCGGTCGCCTTGTGACGACGGTCACCCAGGGCGAGACCGATTTCGGCGACTTCGGCAACCGTCCCGCCGTGAACGACCTCCAGCGGATCGAGGCGTGGGGCAGCGAGGAAGAGCACGCAGCGGCGGTCGCAGCCGGCCGCGCGACCCCGCTCGACGCACCCGACGCCGGCGCGAGCGACGCAGCCACCACCGGCTCCACGGCACCTGCGAGCCCCCTCACGCCCGAGATCCGCGAGCTGCTCAGCGGAGTCGCCGTCGCGACGGTCTCGGCGGCGCTCCGCAAGCGCGGCTACACCGAGATCTTCATCGACGGCGTCTACCCGAACCACGAGGGCGATGCGATCCTCGGCACGGCAAAGACGCTCCGCTTCATTCCCTTCCGCCCTGACCTCTTCAAGGAGCATGCGGGCGGCTTCAACGCGCAGAAGCGCGCCTTCGACACCGTGAATGAGGGTGAGGTGCTCGTCGTTGAGGCGCGCGGCGTCCCGTCAACCGGCACCGTCGGCGACGTCTTGGCGCTCCGCGCGCAGGTTCGCGGCGCGGCCGGCGTCGTCACCGACGGCGGGGTGCGCGACTTCGCGGCAGTGCAAGAGTTCGACATTCCGGTGTTTTCACAGGGCGCGCACCCGAGCGTGCTCGGTCGCCGCCACGTTCCGTGGGAGACCGATGTGACGATCGCGTGCGGTGGGGCCGCCGTACAGCCAGGCGACATCATCATGGGCGACCGCGACGGGGTCATCGTGATCCCGCCCTTCCTGCTCGCGGAGGTTGCGGCCGAGGCCGCCGCCCAGGAGCTCGAGGACGGTTGGGTTGCCGACCGCGTCGCCGAGGGGCACGCCGTCGACGGGCTGTTCCCGATGAACGCCGAGTGGCGCGCCCGCTACGTCGCCGAAACTGGCAGGGGCTAG
- a CDS encoding GntR family transcriptional regulator: MSTESKSERAYRLIRGRIDAGEYMPGYRLVLAPIAAELDMSVVPVREAIRRLEAEQLVTFERNVGAQVSLVKETEYLHTMQTLALVEGSATGLAAPFITKDQITRARAVNETMRESLEAFDPTRFTELNLEFHAVLFETCPNPHILDLVHRGWNRMKVLRNSSFSFVPGRASESVEEHERILQLIEQGATPLDIELAARAHRTATLDAVLAHSEELKHPVSAA; this comes from the coding sequence GTGAGCACCGAATCGAAGTCCGAGCGCGCGTATCGCCTCATCCGGGGCCGGATCGACGCCGGCGAGTACATGCCCGGCTACCGGCTCGTACTCGCCCCGATCGCGGCCGAACTCGACATGTCGGTCGTGCCCGTGCGCGAGGCGATTCGCCGCCTCGAGGCAGAGCAGCTCGTTACGTTCGAGCGCAACGTCGGCGCCCAGGTGTCGCTCGTGAAGGAGACCGAGTACCTGCACACGATGCAGACGCTCGCGCTCGTGGAGGGCTCGGCGACGGGCCTGGCAGCGCCGTTCATCACGAAGGATCAAATCACCCGTGCGCGCGCCGTCAACGAGACGATGCGTGAGTCTCTTGAAGCGTTCGACCCCACGCGGTTCACCGAGCTCAACCTCGAGTTTCACGCGGTGCTGTTCGAGACGTGCCCAAACCCGCACATTCTCGACCTCGTGCACCGGGGCTGGAACCGCATGAAGGTGCTGCGCAACTCGTCGTTCAGTTTCGTGCCCGGTCGTGCGAGCGAGTCGGTCGAGGAGCACGAGCGCATCCTGCAGCTCATCGAGCAGGGCGCGACCCCGCTCGACATTGAGCTCGCGGCCCGCGCGCACCGCACCGCCACACTCGACGCGGTGCTCGCGCACTCCGAAGAGCTCAAGCACCCGGTCTCGGCCGCGTAA
- the hpaE gene encoding 5-carboxymethyl-2-hydroxymuconate semialdehyde dehydrogenase codes for MTHTKPAGLPDKIRHFIDGKFVDSVGGEEFDVLDPVSNETYIQAAAGQKADIDLAVAAARRAFTEGPWPKMLPRERSRILHKVADIVESRDAQLAELESFDSGLPITQAKGQARRAAENFRFFADLIVAQHDDTFKVPGRQINYVNRKPIGVAGLITPWNTPFMLESWKLGPALATGNTVVLKPAEFTPLSASLWGEIFREAGVPDGVFNLVNGMGEEAGDALVKHPEVPLISFTGESSTGSLIFANSAPYLKGLSMELGGKSPAVVFADADLESALDATVFGVFSLNGERCTAGSRILVERSIYDEFVERYAERAKNVVVGLPSDPATEVGALVHPEHYEKVMSYVEIGKTEGRLVAGGGRPDEFPVGNFVSPTVFADVKPDARIFQEEIFGPVVAITPFDTDEEALELANNTKYGLAAYIWTSDLKRAHNFSQSVEAGMVWLNSNNVRDLRTPFGGVKASGLGHEGGYRSIDFYTDQQAVHITLNEAHSPKFGAGK; via the coding sequence ATGACTCACACAAAGCCCGCAGGGCTCCCCGACAAGATCCGCCACTTCATCGACGGCAAGTTCGTCGACTCGGTCGGCGGCGAGGAGTTCGACGTTCTCGATCCCGTATCGAACGAGACCTACATTCAGGCCGCGGCCGGCCAGAAGGCCGACATCGACCTCGCCGTCGCGGCCGCACGCCGCGCGTTCACGGAGGGCCCGTGGCCGAAGATGCTGCCGCGTGAGCGCTCGCGGATCCTGCACAAGGTCGCCGACATCGTCGAGTCGCGCGACGCGCAGCTCGCGGAGCTCGAGAGCTTTGACTCGGGTCTGCCGATCACCCAGGCGAAGGGCCAGGCGCGCCGCGCGGCCGAGAACTTCAGGTTCTTCGCAGACCTCATCGTGGCCCAGCACGACGACACGTTCAAGGTGCCCGGCCGCCAGATCAACTACGTGAACCGCAAGCCGATCGGCGTCGCGGGCCTCATCACGCCGTGGAACACCCCGTTCATGCTCGAGTCGTGGAAGCTCGGCCCGGCGCTCGCGACCGGCAACACCGTGGTGCTGAAGCCGGCCGAGTTCACGCCGCTGTCGGCGTCGCTCTGGGGCGAGATCTTCCGCGAGGCAGGCGTGCCCGATGGCGTCTTCAACCTCGTCAACGGCATGGGTGAAGAGGCCGGCGACGCGCTCGTGAAGCACCCCGAGGTGCCGCTTATCTCGTTCACCGGCGAGTCGAGCACGGGCTCGCTTATCTTCGCGAACTCGGCCCCCTACCTCAAGGGCCTCTCGATGGAGCTCGGTGGCAAGAGCCCGGCCGTCGTCTTCGCTGACGCTGACCTCGAGTCGGCGCTCGACGCGACGGTGTTCGGCGTCTTTAGCCTGAACGGCGAGCGCTGCACCGCCGGCAGCCGCATCCTCGTCGAGCGTTCGATCTACGACGAGTTCGTCGAGCGCTATGCCGAGCGGGCGAAGAACGTTGTCGTCGGCCTTCCCTCCGACCCCGCGACCGAGGTCGGCGCGCTCGTGCACCCCGAGCACTACGAGAAGGTCATGAGCTACGTCGAGATCGGTAAGACCGAGGGCCGACTCGTCGCCGGCGGCGGTCGTCCCGACGAGTTCCCTGTCGGCAACTTCGTCTCCCCCACCGTGTTCGCTGACGTGAAGCCCGACGCGCGCATCTTCCAGGAGGAAATCTTCGGCCCGGTCGTCGCCATCACCCCGTTCGACACTGACGAGGAGGCGCTCGAGCTCGCGAACAACACGAAATACGGTCTCGCGGCATACATCTGGACCTCCGACCTCAAGCGCGCACACAATTTCTCGCAGTCGGTCGAGGCCGGCATGGTGTGGCTGAACTCAAACAACGTGCGCGACCTGCGCACCCCGTTCGGCGGCGTGAAGGCTTCGGGTCTTGGCCACGAGGGCGGGTACCGCTCGATCGATTTCTACACCGACCAGCAGGCAGTGCACATCACGCTCAACGAGGCGCACTCGCCGAAGTTCGGCGCAGGCAAGTAA
- the hpaD gene encoding 3,4-dihydroxyphenylacetate 2,3-dioxygenase: MSELKGREKTSSGFYVTKEAPIQTDNPVKTPSVPAPDILRCAYMELVVTDLAKSREFYVDVLGLTVTEEDENAIYLRSLEEFIHHNLVLRKGPVAAVAAFSYRVRTPEDLDKAVAFYTELGCRVERRSEGFTKGIGDSVRVEDPLGFPYEFFYDVEHVERLAWRYDLYTPGALVRLDHFNQVTPDVPRAVRHYQDLGFRVTEDIQDEEGTVYAAWLRRKPTVHDTAATGGDGPRMHHVAFSTHEKHNILAICDKLGALRMSDRIERGPGRHGVSNAFYLYILDPDGHRVEIYTQDYYTGDPDNPVVTWDVHDNQRRDWWGNPVVPSWYTDASLVLDLDGNPQPVVARTDASEMAVTIGADGFSYTRDDEGEKGFKLGNTL, from the coding sequence ATGTCTGAACTCAAGGGTCGCGAAAAGACCTCCTCCGGTTTCTACGTCACTAAGGAAGCCCCCATCCAGACCGACAACCCGGTCAAGACTCCGTCGGTTCCCGCCCCCGATATCCTGCGCTGCGCTTACATGGAGCTCGTCGTCACCGACCTCGCAAAGTCGCGCGAGTTCTACGTCGACGTGCTCGGCCTCACAGTCACCGAGGAAGACGAGAACGCGATCTACCTGCGCTCGCTCGAGGAGTTCATCCACCACAACCTCGTGCTCCGCAAGGGTCCCGTCGCTGCCGTCGCCGCGTTCTCGTACCGAGTCCGCACACCCGAGGATCTCGACAAGGCCGTCGCGTTTTACACCGAGCTCGGCTGCCGCGTCGAGCGCCGCTCCGAGGGCTTCACGAAGGGCATCGGTGATTCGGTGCGCGTCGAAGACCCGCTCGGTTTCCCGTACGAGTTCTTCTACGACGTCGAGCACGTCGAGCGGCTCGCCTGGCGCTACGACCTCTACACGCCGGGCGCGCTCGTGCGCCTCGACCACTTCAACCAGGTCACCCCCGATGTGCCCCGAGCCGTGCGCCACTACCAGGATCTCGGGTTCCGCGTCACCGAGGACATCCAGGATGAGGAGGGCACCGTCTACGCCGCGTGGCTGCGCCGCAAGCCGACCGTGCACGACACCGCGGCAACGGGCGGCGACGGCCCCCGCATGCACCACGTCGCGTTCTCCACGCACGAGAAGCACAACATCCTCGCGATCTGCGACAAGCTCGGCGCGCTGCGCATGTCGGACAGGATCGAGCGCGGCCCCGGCCGCCACGGCGTCTCGAATGCGTTCTACCTGTACATCCTCGACCCCGACGGGCACCGGGTCGAGATCTACACCCAGGATTACTACACGGGTGACCCCGATAACCCCGTCGTCACATGGGACGTGCACGACAACCAGCGCCGCGACTGGTGGGGCAACCCCGTCGTGCCGTCGTGGTACACGGATGCGTCGCTCGTGCTCGATCTCGACGGCAACCCGCAGCCCGTCGTCGCGCGCACCGACGCGTCGGAGATGGCTGTGACGATCGGCGCCGACGGGTTCTCGTACACCCGCGACGACGAGGGTGAGAAGGGCTTCAAGCTCGGCAACACCCTGTAG
- a CDS encoding APC family permease codes for MSEATQLAQHGQDGHPAHDPGLSRRTLGVPAITLMIIAASAPLTVVAGGVTTSFAVTGSLGVPLGFLLIAVILTVFAVGYTAMGRHITNAGAFYAYISRGLGRAAGVGASLIALVAYNAMQVGLFGLFGFQLSMFLEAKLGFASPWWVWIIVGIVAVGILGVNKIDVSAKVLGVLVALEFLVVIVFDIFSFAAAPEGVTTTTLNPGELFGPSLGIVLVFGVAAFMGFESGAIYGEEAKDPKRTVPHATYAAVAIIGVFYAFSAWAFSVGVGPSNIVGASREFGPDLMFVFMSEHVSVIFVDIMNILFLTSLFAALQSFHNAVARYFFSLGREGVLPRWFAHTGKTGAPWAGSVSQTVIALLVTAGFAIAGATGGEAALGEQGFLFPVLTMFTWLTNTGAMGLVMLMAVVAAAVIGFFARDRRGLGLWTTLIAPLVSGLLLAWVFVMVIANFHLQLGQEAPTAETYVLPIIVALAGLVGVIWGLVLKARRPEVYARIGRGTEPGAYGTEVVDVVGASEL; via the coding sequence ATGAGCGAAGCAACACAACTCGCGCAGCACGGGCAAGACGGGCATCCCGCGCACGATCCCGGGCTCAGCCGCCGAACGCTCGGCGTTCCCGCGATCACCCTTATGATCATCGCCGCGTCGGCACCGCTCACCGTGGTCGCCGGCGGCGTCACCACGTCGTTCGCAGTCACAGGCTCGCTCGGCGTTCCCCTCGGGTTCCTGCTCATCGCGGTCATCCTCACCGTGTTCGCCGTCGGTTACACGGCCATGGGGCGCCACATCACGAACGCCGGCGCGTTCTACGCCTACATCTCTCGCGGGCTCGGTCGGGCCGCGGGCGTCGGGGCATCGCTCATCGCGCTCGTCGCTTACAACGCGATGCAGGTTGGCCTCTTCGGGCTCTTCGGGTTTCAGCTCTCGATGTTCCTCGAGGCGAAGCTCGGGTTCGCTTCACCCTGGTGGGTCTGGATCATCGTTGGCATCGTCGCCGTCGGCATCCTCGGAGTGAACAAGATCGATGTCTCAGCGAAGGTGCTCGGCGTTCTCGTCGCGCTCGAGTTTCTCGTGGTCATCGTCTTCGACATCTTTTCATTCGCCGCGGCCCCCGAGGGCGTCACTACGACGACGCTGAACCCCGGCGAGCTGTTCGGCCCGTCACTCGGCATCGTGCTGGTGTTCGGCGTCGCCGCTTTCATGGGCTTTGAGAGCGGGGCGATCTACGGCGAGGAGGCGAAAGACCCGAAGCGAACCGTACCGCACGCGACCTATGCCGCGGTCGCAATCATCGGCGTCTTCTACGCGTTCAGCGCCTGGGCGTTCTCCGTCGGCGTCGGTCCGTCGAACATCGTCGGGGCGTCACGGGAGTTCGGCCCAGACCTCATGTTCGTGTTCATGTCTGAGCACGTGAGCGTCATCTTCGTCGACATCATGAACATCCTCTTCCTCACGAGCCTGTTCGCGGCCCTGCAGTCGTTCCACAACGCCGTCGCTCGGTACTTCTTCTCACTCGGGCGCGAGGGCGTGCTCCCCCGATGGTTCGCGCACACCGGCAAGACCGGCGCACCGTGGGCCGGCTCCGTCTCCCAGACGGTCATTGCGCTCCTTGTCACCGCTGGTTTCGCGATCGCCGGGGCGACCGGCGGCGAGGCCGCCCTCGGCGAGCAGGGGTTCCTCTTCCCGGTGCTCACTATGTTCACCTGGCTCACGAACACCGGCGCGATGGGGCTCGTCATGCTCATGGCGGTCGTCGCCGCGGCAGTGATCGGGTTCTTTGCGCGCGACCGGCGAGGGCTCGGCCTCTGGACCACGCTCATCGCGCCCCTCGTCTCGGGCCTGTTGCTCGCGTGGGTGTTCGTCATGGTGATCGCGAACTTCCACCTCCAGCTCGGGCAGGAGGCCCCGACCGCCGAAACCTACGTGCTCCCGATCATCGTGGCGCTCGCCGGGCTCGTCGGCGTCATTTGGGGGCTGGTGCTGAAGGCCCGGCGCCCGGAGGTCTACGCCCGCATCGGTCGCGGCACCGAGCCCGGCGCATACGGCACCGAGGTGGTCGACGTCGTCGGGGCATCTGAGCTCTAG
- the hutU gene encoding urocanate hydratase: protein MALPGARPVRAPRGTEISAKSWQTEAPLRMLMNNLDPEVAERPDDLVVYGGTGRAARSWEAFDAIVDTLRDLEEDETLLVQSGKPVGVFRTNKWAPRVLLANSNLVGDWATWPEFRKLEAEGLMMYGQMTAGSWIYIGTQGILQGTYETFAAAGRKLQGQGRIAPIGGKGSLAGTITLTGGCGGMGGAQPLAVTLNDGACLIVDVDKTRLDRRAGKRYLDEVVTDLDEALAKVQRAKEERRGWSVGLVGNAAEVFPEILRRHQAGEVTIDLVTDQTSAHDPLSYLPVGYAVEERLARADQDPEQFTRDAQAAMAAHVRAMVEFQDAGAEVFDYGNSIHDEARKGGYDRAFEFPGFVPAYIRPLFCEGLGPFRWAALSGDPEDIRVTDEALKELFPENTHLHKWLDAAAERVEFEGLPARICWLGYGERHQAGLLFNRLVAEGKLKAPIVIGRDHLDSGSVASPYRETEAMADGSDAIADWPLLNALTATSSGATWVSIHHGGGVGIGRSIHTGQVSVADGTELAAEKLERLLTNDPGMGVIRHVDAGYQRADEVAKERGVRVPLEPTIRNTETAW from the coding sequence ATGGCTCTCCCCGGCGCACGCCCCGTCCGCGCACCACGCGGCACCGAGATCTCAGCGAAGAGCTGGCAGACCGAGGCCCCGCTTCGCATGCTCATGAACAACCTCGACCCCGAGGTTGCCGAGCGACCCGACGACCTCGTCGTCTACGGCGGAACCGGCCGCGCGGCCCGCAGCTGGGAGGCGTTCGACGCGATCGTCGACACGCTCCGCGACCTTGAGGAAGACGAGACCCTCCTCGTGCAGTCGGGCAAGCCCGTCGGCGTCTTCCGCACGAACAAGTGGGCGCCGCGCGTGCTGCTCGCGAACTCCAACCTCGTCGGCGACTGGGCGACGTGGCCCGAGTTCAGAAAGCTCGAGGCCGAGGGCCTCATGATGTACGGCCAAATGACGGCGGGCTCGTGGATCTACATCGGCACGCAGGGCATCCTCCAGGGCACCTACGAAACGTTCGCGGCGGCGGGGCGAAAGCTCCAGGGCCAGGGCCGCATCGCCCCTATTGGGGGCAAGGGATCCCTCGCGGGCACCATCACGCTCACCGGCGGCTGCGGCGGCATGGGCGGCGCGCAGCCGCTCGCCGTGACGCTCAACGACGGCGCGTGCCTCATCGTCGACGTCGACAAGACCCGCCTCGACCGCCGCGCCGGCAAGCGCTACCTCGACGAGGTCGTCACCGATCTCGACGAAGCACTCGCGAAGGTGCAGCGGGCGAAGGAGGAGCGCCGCGGCTGGTCGGTCGGGCTCGTCGGCAACGCCGCCGAGGTCTTCCCCGAGATCCTCCGTCGCCACCAGGCCGGCGAGGTCACGATCGATCTCGTCACCGATCAGACGAGCGCCCATGACCCGCTCTCCTACCTGCCGGTTGGCTACGCGGTCGAGGAGCGGCTCGCGCGCGCCGATCAGGATCCTGAGCAGTTCACTCGCGACGCCCAGGCAGCGATGGCAGCGCACGTCAGGGCGATGGTCGAGTTCCAGGACGCCGGGGCAGAGGTCTTCGACTACGGCAACTCGATCCACGATGAGGCCCGCAAGGGCGGCTATGACCGCGCGTTCGAATTCCCGGGCTTCGTTCCCGCCTACATCCGGCCGCTCTTCTGCGAGGGTCTCGGCCCGTTCCGCTGGGCCGCGCTGTCGGGCGACCCCGAGGACATCCGCGTGACCGATGAGGCGCTCAAGGAGCTGTTTCCCGAGAACACCCACCTGCACAAGTGGCTCGACGCGGCCGCCGAGCGGGTGGAGTTTGAGGGCCTCCCCGCCCGCATCTGCTGGCTCGGGTACGGCGAGCGCCACCAGGCCGGCCTGCTCTTCAACAGGCTCGTCGCCGAGGGGAAGTTGAAGGCGCCGATCGTCATTGGCCGCGACCACCTTGACTCGGGGTCGGTCGCGTCGCCGTATCGCGAGACCGAGGCGATGGCCGACGGCTCTGACGCGATCGCCGACTGGCCGCTGCTCAACGCCCTCACCGCGACGTCCTCGGGTGCGACCTGGGTGTCGATCCACCACGGTGGCGGCGTCGGCATCGGCCGCTCGATCCACACGGGCCAGGTCTCGGTCGCCGACGGCACCGAGCTTGCTGCCGAGAAGCTCGAGCGGCTGCTCACGAACGACCCCGGGATGGGCGTCATCCGCCACGTCGATGCCGGCTACCAGCGCGCAGACGAGGTCGCGAAGGAGCGCGGGGTGCGGGTGCCGCTCGAGCCGACGATCCGCAACACCGAGACCGCCTGGTAA